Proteins found in one Cellulomonas palmilytica genomic segment:
- the radA gene encoding DNA repair protein RadA — translation MATKSGRSSASRSPGFRCTECGWTTTKWVGRCGECQSWGSVVEESGPGGGAPRTAAAPPSRGPAKPIDEIPVETAQARPTGVDELDRVLGGGLVPGAVVLLAGEPGVGKSTLLLDVAARAARGGRRVLYVTGEESTAQVRLRAGRIRALDPNLLLADETDLASVLGHVEQSDPDLLVLDSVQTIASAQVEGSAGGVAQVREVSSALIQAAKSRDMPVVLVGHVTKDGSVAGPRTLEHLVDVVCQFEGDRHSRLRLLRATKNRYGPTDEVGCFDLSESGIVGLPDPSGLFVSQALHAVPGTCLTVTLEGRRPLAVEVQALVAPSAAPNPRRTTSGIDSARLAMVLAVLQRRLGARLADQDVYVSTVGGARVVEPAGDLALALAAIGSREDVALPRGLVALGEVGLAGEIRAVPGIGRRLAEAARLGFRRALVPASSVDDLVPPEGVHVLGATDLAHAVQLVMTAASPAEPARAV, via the coding sequence GTGGCGACGAAGAGCGGACGGTCCTCGGCTTCCCGGTCCCCCGGGTTCCGGTGCACCGAGTGCGGGTGGACGACGACGAAGTGGGTCGGCCGGTGCGGCGAGTGCCAGTCGTGGGGCTCGGTGGTCGAGGAGTCCGGCCCGGGCGGCGGCGCACCGCGCACGGCGGCCGCTCCCCCGTCACGCGGACCGGCCAAGCCGATCGACGAGATCCCGGTCGAGACCGCGCAGGCGCGCCCCACGGGCGTCGACGAGCTGGACCGCGTGCTCGGCGGCGGCCTGGTGCCCGGTGCGGTGGTGCTGCTCGCGGGCGAGCCGGGCGTGGGCAAGTCGACGCTGCTGCTGGACGTCGCGGCGCGGGCCGCGCGCGGCGGGCGCCGCGTGCTGTACGTGACGGGCGAGGAGTCGACCGCGCAGGTGCGGCTGCGCGCGGGCCGCATCCGGGCGCTCGACCCGAACCTGCTGCTGGCCGACGAGACGGACCTCGCGAGCGTGCTCGGCCACGTCGAGCAGTCCGACCCGGACCTGCTCGTGCTGGACTCGGTGCAGACCATCGCCTCCGCTCAGGTCGAGGGCTCGGCGGGCGGCGTCGCGCAGGTGCGTGAGGTCAGCTCGGCGCTCATCCAGGCCGCGAAGTCGCGGGACATGCCCGTGGTGCTCGTCGGGCACGTGACGAAGGACGGGTCGGTGGCCGGCCCGCGCACGCTCGAGCACCTGGTGGACGTGGTGTGCCAGTTCGAGGGCGACCGGCACTCGCGGCTGCGGCTGCTGCGCGCGACGAAGAACCGGTACGGGCCCACGGACGAGGTGGGCTGCTTCGACCTGTCGGAGTCGGGGATCGTCGGGCTGCCGGACCCGTCGGGGCTGTTCGTGTCGCAGGCGCTGCACGCGGTGCCGGGCACGTGCCTGACGGTGACGCTGGAGGGCCGCCGCCCGCTCGCGGTCGAGGTGCAGGCGCTCGTCGCGCCGTCGGCGGCACCGAACCCGCGGCGCACCACGAGCGGCATCGACTCGGCGCGGCTCGCGATGGTCCTCGCTGTCCTGCAGCGGCGGCTCGGGGCGCGGCTCGCGGACCAGGACGTGTACGTCTCGACGGTCGGCGGCGCGCGCGTCGTCGAGCCCGCGGGGGACCTCGCGCTCGCGCTCGCCGCGATCGGCTCGCGCGAGGACGTCGCGCTGCCGCGCGGGCTCGTCGCGCTCGGCGAGGTCGGGCTCGCGGGCGAGATCCGGGCGGTCCCGGGCATCGGTCGGCGCCTCGCGGAGGCCGCCCGCCTGGGCTTCCGACGCGCGCTCGTGCCTGCCTCGTCGGTGGACGACCTCGTGCCGCCGGAGGGCGTGCACGTGCTCGGCGCGACCGACCTGGCGCACGCCGTGCAGCTCGTCATGACGGCCGCTTCACCCGCCGAGCCCGCCCGGGCTGTCTGA
- a CDS encoding TetR/AcrR family transcriptional regulator, whose protein sequence is MDDEAAAPAPQVRRSRREATEARRAQIVRAAARTFGTKGYRTGSLADVAEQVGITHAGVLHHFGTKEQLLVEVLQLRDEQGVADLEGQHIPGGIELFHHLVRTARANAERRGIVQGYTVLVGESVTEDHPARGWVTERFTSLRADVAAAVREVGGPDVSDEDALRAASAVIALMDGLQVQWLLDADAVDLAEATRVGIEAVLRSTCPSATIPHLA, encoded by the coding sequence ATGGACGACGAGGCGGCGGCCCCCGCGCCGCAGGTACGGCGTTCGCGGCGCGAGGCGACCGAGGCGCGGCGCGCGCAGATCGTGCGCGCGGCGGCCCGGACGTTCGGCACCAAGGGGTACCGGACCGGGTCGCTCGCGGACGTCGCCGAGCAGGTCGGCATCACGCACGCCGGCGTGCTGCACCACTTCGGCACCAAGGAGCAGCTGCTCGTCGAGGTGCTGCAGCTGCGCGACGAGCAGGGCGTCGCCGACCTCGAGGGGCAGCACATCCCCGGTGGGATCGAGCTGTTCCACCACCTGGTGCGCACCGCGCGCGCGAACGCCGAGCGCCGCGGCATCGTGCAGGGCTACACCGTGCTGGTCGGCGAGTCCGTGACCGAGGACCACCCGGCGCGCGGCTGGGTCACGGAGCGGTTCACGTCGCTGCGCGCCGACGTCGCGGCGGCCGTGCGCGAGGTCGGCGGGCCGGACGTGTCCGACGAGGACGCGCTGCGCGCCGCGAGCGCGGTCATCGCGCTGATGGACGGGTTGCAGGTCCAGTGGCTCCTGGACGCCGACGCGGTCGACCTGGCGGAGGCCACGCGCGTCGGCATCGAGGCCGTCCTCCGCTCCACGTGCCCGTCGGCGACCATCCCCCACCTCGCCTGA
- a CDS encoding phosphatase PAP2 family protein yields MTTTTTPTTPVRTRRAVVVSACLAVTVASLAGVLGLWAVFVATRRGQLVDAAAVEGAVYGQTELWRMAERVLDVVSVSAIAVVLVVAMGIAVVRRRWELAVQVAVVMVGANLTTQVLKYLVLPRPDHGVAVGNHENTLPSGHTTAATSIAVVLLLVVPARMRPLVAVVGAAYAAATGVSTLVGQWHRPSDVLAAVLVVLAWTAATCALTALWPARLAEDAAEGPPPSRRLQRGMLVVLWTLAVLAGAAAVGALSRTWQAVPVDARTDLLWAYGGGVLGTVAACAAAFATALALRDAAGRRLRSA; encoded by the coding sequence GTGACGACCACGACGACCCCGACGACCCCCGTGCGCACGCGGCGCGCGGTGGTCGTCTCGGCGTGCCTGGCGGTCACGGTCGCGAGCCTCGCGGGCGTGCTCGGGCTGTGGGCGGTGTTCGTCGCGACGCGACGGGGCCAGCTCGTCGACGCCGCGGCCGTCGAGGGTGCCGTGTACGGGCAGACCGAGCTGTGGCGGATGGCCGAGCGCGTGCTCGACGTCGTCTCGGTCTCGGCGATCGCGGTCGTGCTGGTCGTCGCGATGGGCATCGCGGTGGTGCGCCGGCGGTGGGAGCTCGCGGTGCAGGTCGCGGTGGTCATGGTCGGCGCGAACCTCACGACGCAGGTGCTGAAGTACCTGGTGCTGCCGCGCCCGGACCACGGCGTGGCCGTGGGCAACCACGAGAACACGCTGCCCAGCGGCCACACGACGGCGGCCACGAGCATCGCGGTCGTGCTGCTGCTCGTCGTGCCCGCGCGGATGCGCCCGCTGGTCGCGGTGGTCGGCGCGGCGTACGCGGCGGCGACGGGGGTGTCCACGCTCGTCGGGCAGTGGCACCGGCCCTCGGACGTGCTGGCGGCCGTGCTCGTCGTGCTCGCGTGGACGGCGGCGACGTGCGCGCTGACGGCGCTGTGGCCCGCGCGGCTCGCGGAGGACGCCGCGGAGGGCCCGCCGCCCTCACGGCGGCTGCAGCGCGGCATGCTGGTCGTGCTGTGGACGCTCGCCGTGCTGGCGGGCGCCGCGGCCGTCGGCGCGCTGTCGCGGACGTGGCAGGCGGTCCCCGTGGACGCCCGCACGGACCTGCTGTGGGCGTACGGCGGGGGCGTCCTCGGCACCGTCGCGGCCTGCGCCGCGGCGTTCGCGACGGCGCTCGCGCTGCGGGACGCGGCGGGCCGCCGGTTGCGAAGCGCTTGA
- the topA gene encoding type I DNA topoisomerase, with product MSAGRKLVIVESPAKARTIAGYLGDDFDVEASVGHIRDLPQPSELPAEMKKGPFGKFAVDVDNGFQPYYVVDSDKKKKVAELKKLLKASDELYLATDEDREGEAIAWHLLAELKPKVPVKRMVFHEITREAITRALENTRELDDRLVDAQETRRILDRLYGYEVSPVLWRKVRQGLSAGRVQSVATRLVVERERERMAFVPADYWDLTGTFTVADDDEPAFSARLTALDGARVASGRDFTDRGVLKTDAVQLDEAAATSLVTALDGAAFEVRSLETKPYTRRPAAPFTTSTLQQEASRKLRMSSRQTMRTAQTLYENGYITYMRTDSPVLSTQAIDAARRQAAELYGAEYVPDAPRVYTSKSKGAQEAHEAIRPAGDHFRTPAQVARELSGDQFKLYELIWKRTVASQMADARGQTASVKLGAVASDGRDAVFSASGTVITFRGFLAAYEEGRDVSRYDDDAAPADEKDARLPKMAEGDPLTGRDLTADGHRTSPPPRYTEASLVKALEERGIGRPSTYAATISTILDRGYVTSRGQALVPSWLAFAVTRLLEENFDRLVDYDFTASMEEDLDAIASGEKDRVAWLTHFYFGDDAHEGDGLRGLVANLGDIDAREVNSIEIGEGITLRVGRYGPYLEDPSVLGEDGNPRRASVPEDLAPDELTVERARELLESEPEGDKVLGTDPTTGTTIVAKNGRYGPYVTEVLPEPELDPGLSAAARKRALAAAPKPRTASLFKSMSLDTVTIDDALKLLSLPRVVGVDPESGAEITAQNGRYGPYLKKGTDSRTLASEDALFTTTLEEALAIYAQPKRGRGATATPPLRELGDDPTSGKPIVVKDGRFGLYVTDGVTNRTLPKDVTAESITPEQAIQLLADKRASAPAKKKAPARRTTTTRKKAPSKS from the coding sequence ATGTCGGCAGGGCGCAAGCTCGTCATCGTCGAGTCGCCCGCCAAGGCCCGCACCATCGCGGGGTACCTGGGCGACGACTTCGACGTCGAGGCGAGCGTCGGGCACATCCGTGACCTGCCGCAGCCGTCGGAGCTGCCGGCCGAGATGAAGAAGGGCCCGTTCGGCAAGTTCGCGGTCGACGTCGACAACGGCTTCCAGCCGTACTACGTGGTCGACTCCGACAAGAAGAAGAAGGTCGCGGAGCTGAAGAAGCTCCTCAAGGCGTCCGACGAGCTCTACCTCGCCACCGATGAGGACCGCGAGGGCGAGGCGATCGCGTGGCACCTGCTGGCCGAGCTCAAGCCCAAGGTGCCGGTCAAGCGCATGGTGTTCCACGAGATCACGCGCGAGGCGATCACCCGGGCCCTGGAGAACACGCGCGAGCTCGACGACCGCCTGGTCGACGCGCAGGAGACCCGCCGCATCCTGGACCGCCTGTACGGCTACGAGGTGTCCCCGGTGCTGTGGCGCAAGGTCCGCCAGGGCCTGTCCGCGGGCCGCGTGCAGTCGGTCGCGACGCGCCTCGTCGTCGAGCGTGAGCGCGAGCGCATGGCGTTCGTGCCGGCGGACTACTGGGACCTCACGGGCACGTTCACGGTGGCCGACGACGACGAGCCCGCGTTCTCCGCGCGGCTGACGGCGCTGGACGGTGCGCGCGTCGCGTCGGGCCGTGACTTCACGGACCGCGGCGTGCTGAAGACCGACGCGGTGCAGCTCGACGAGGCCGCGGCCACGTCGCTCGTGACCGCGCTCGACGGCGCGGCGTTCGAGGTCCGCAGCCTCGAGACGAAGCCGTACACGCGCCGCCCGGCCGCGCCGTTCACCACGTCCACGCTGCAGCAGGAGGCGTCGCGCAAGCTGCGCATGTCCTCGCGGCAGACCATGCGCACCGCGCAGACGCTGTACGAGAACGGCTACATCACGTACATGCGTACCGACTCGCCGGTCCTGTCGACGCAGGCGATCGACGCCGCGCGCCGCCAGGCCGCCGAGCTGTACGGCGCCGAGTACGTGCCGGACGCCCCGCGCGTCTACACGTCCAAGTCGAAGGGCGCGCAGGAGGCGCACGAGGCGATCCGCCCCGCGGGCGACCACTTCCGCACGCCGGCGCAGGTCGCGCGCGAGCTGTCGGGCGACCAGTTCAAGCTGTACGAGCTGATCTGGAAGCGCACGGTCGCCTCGCAGATGGCCGACGCGCGCGGCCAGACCGCGTCCGTGAAGCTCGGCGCGGTCGCGTCCGACGGCCGGGACGCGGTGTTCTCCGCGTCCGGCACGGTCATCACGTTCCGCGGGTTCCTCGCGGCGTACGAGGAGGGCCGCGACGTCTCGCGGTACGACGACGACGCCGCGCCGGCCGACGAGAAGGACGCGCGCCTGCCGAAGATGGCCGAGGGCGACCCGCTCACGGGCCGCGACCTCACCGCCGACGGGCACCGCACGTCCCCGCCGCCGCGCTACACCGAGGCGTCGCTCGTCAAGGCGCTCGAGGAGCGCGGCATCGGCCGCCCGTCGACGTACGCCGCGACGATCTCGACGATCCTCGACCGCGGGTACGTCACGAGCCGCGGGCAGGCGCTCGTGCCGTCGTGGCTCGCGTTCGCGGTGACGCGCCTGCTCGAGGAGAACTTCGACCGGCTCGTCGACTACGACTTCACCGCCTCGATGGAGGAGGACCTCGACGCGATCGCGTCCGGCGAGAAGGACCGCGTCGCGTGGCTGACGCACTTCTACTTCGGCGACGACGCGCACGAGGGCGACGGCCTGCGCGGGCTCGTGGCGAACCTCGGCGACATCGACGCGCGCGAGGTGAACTCGATCGAGATCGGCGAGGGCATCACGCTTCGCGTGGGGCGCTACGGGCCGTACCTCGAGGACCCGTCCGTGCTCGGCGAGGACGGCAACCCGCGCCGCGCGTCGGTGCCTGAGGACCTCGCGCCCGACGAGCTGACCGTCGAGCGGGCGCGCGAGCTCCTGGAGAGCGAGCCCGAGGGCGACAAGGTGCTCGGCACCGACCCCACCACGGGCACGACGATCGTCGCGAAGAACGGCCGCTACGGCCCGTACGTCACCGAGGTGCTGCCCGAGCCCGAGCTCGACCCGGGCCTGTCCGCAGCGGCCCGCAAGAGGGCCCTGGCCGCCGCGCCGAAGCCGCGCACCGCGTCGCTGTTCAAGTCGATGTCGCTCGACACCGTGACGATCGACGACGCGCTCAAGCTGCTGTCGCTGCCGCGCGTCGTGGGTGTCGACCCCGAGTCGGGCGCCGAGATCACCGCGCAGAACGGCCGCTACGGCCCGTACCTGAAGAAGGGCACGGACTCGCGCACGCTGGCGTCGGAGGACGCGCTGTTCACGACGACGCTCGAGGAGGCGCTCGCGATCTACGCGCAGCCCAAGCGCGGCCGCGGCGCGACCGCGACCCCGCCGCTGCGCGAGCTCGGCGACGACCCGACCTCGGGCAAGCCGATCGTCGTGAAGGACGGCCGGTTCGGGCTGTACGTGACAGACGGCGTGACCAACCGGACGCTGCCGAAGGACGTGACCGCGGAGTCGATCACGCCCGAGCAGGCGATCCAGCTGCTCGCCGACAAGCGCGCCTCGGCACCCGCGAAGAAGAAGGCCCCGGCGCGTCGCACGACGACGACGCGCAAGAAGGCCCCGTCGAAGTCCTGA
- a CDS encoding CIA30 family protein: protein MTTPARRRPGRRTVAFVAAAALSLTGLAALSGPALADDEADPDAGTVAIVDTDATDATRSLFRYLRDQESGGILFGQQHATDEAVSSSVTGPDGKPLKSDVHDVTGDLPGIFGFDTLALKGDEKPGSHGATDEENALALAAEMVRADDLGALVTLSAHMPNFVTGGSFYDTEGRVVSHILPGGDTNAEYRDYLDLVALAAQSAERGDGSLVPIVFRPFHENTGSWFWWGAAHATVGEYKEIFRYTVEYLRDVKGVHNLLYSFSPNGTFDGDAARYLETYPGDQWVDVLGYDNYENSDAAEDSTAWVAAVVDDLEMVVDLAAERGKVPAFTEFGRNGDRTIKPSGNKSLHYFTELLDGLSASEKASRVAWMLTWANFGSGQIYVPYAGHEMAADFQALYDDEASVFASQTGDPYTLPATPGAQEPALRLVTPADGTRVTTATTTVRAKVTAAPGVDTVTFTAAGYEPLTLTQDDEGYWSGTWEVGEDALTNRTVAAGVTATGGGHDLSADVSLILGSAPVLPVGTVDDFEGYGDDVALRAAYTTANATSSAITLAEHGDGNAVRLSYDFPDSRTGYLGFGKSYAPTQNWSGFGRLDLWVDPDASGHKLVVQVQAGGVTFEAYPSLAGDEPFVASIPWTEFTVAPWDTANLGETLTWERLAKVSQFFVYMNDAGGDAPLTGSILLDDITASGEGEYVDPEPSAEPILVDDFESYADEAAFDAAWGNRAKTDLIALSTDAGQGAQALAFTYDNANGGWQDVARWLGGQDWSGRDALSLRVRGDGTGNQLAIQLGLGGGKYYLAQVPLTDTAWHVVEIPFSSFAPSWPEDLTEPLSDDALGVVDELVLASSSQSGSGTFGVDEIRVVGGDAEPEVPDGTPEVLDTFDQYGTTTDLRAAWNNIAEQEWGDGWQLALAAGKGANGSKAAEFVYDFSTTTYLQESRWLGGHSWAGLDGISAWVDPNGSGQSLSLRFRTVSADGTGDDWYWDLPVPLTGSARTVRAAFADAVVTWPSGIEATTRPTRAQLAKVNEVILMATQADPALPTTGSFYLDDLEVGDFPQEPTEVAPAVTTQPKAVTGTIGTTVTVTAEASGLPAPTVQWQFRSKGARSWRPISGATSTTLTLRLAKAHDGGQVRAVFTNAVGTATSAGAAITVTKTKPRITEQPRSLTVARYRAATFRVTATAYPAPTYQWYRKAPGSSRWVKVTGATSASLTVKPRSVKESGTRYRVTVSNAKGSVTSAVATLRVR from the coding sequence ATGACCACTCCCGCACGCCGTCGCCCCGGACGTCGGACGGTCGCGTTCGTCGCCGCCGCGGCCCTGAGCCTCACCGGCCTCGCCGCGCTGTCCGGGCCGGCGCTCGCCGACGACGAGGCCGACCCCGACGCGGGCACCGTCGCGATCGTCGACACCGACGCGACCGACGCGACCCGCTCGCTGTTCCGCTACCTGCGGGACCAGGAGTCCGGCGGCATCCTGTTCGGCCAGCAGCACGCGACCGACGAGGCCGTCTCGTCGTCGGTCACGGGCCCCGACGGCAAGCCGCTGAAGTCCGACGTGCACGACGTCACGGGCGACCTGCCCGGCATCTTCGGGTTCGACACGCTCGCGCTCAAGGGCGACGAGAAGCCGGGCTCGCACGGCGCCACCGACGAGGAGAACGCGCTCGCGCTCGCCGCGGAGATGGTCCGCGCCGACGACCTGGGCGCGCTCGTCACCCTCTCGGCGCACATGCCGAACTTCGTCACGGGCGGCTCGTTCTACGACACCGAGGGCCGCGTCGTCAGCCACATCCTGCCCGGCGGCGACACCAACGCCGAGTACCGCGACTACCTCGACCTGGTGGCGCTCGCGGCGCAGAGCGCGGAGCGCGGCGACGGCTCGCTCGTTCCGATCGTCTTCCGGCCGTTCCACGAGAACACGGGCTCGTGGTTCTGGTGGGGCGCCGCGCACGCGACCGTCGGCGAGTACAAGGAGATCTTCCGGTACACGGTCGAGTACCTGCGGGACGTCAAGGGCGTGCACAACCTGCTGTACTCGTTCTCCCCCAACGGCACGTTCGACGGCGACGCCGCGCGCTACCTGGAGACGTACCCCGGCGACCAGTGGGTCGACGTGCTCGGGTACGACAACTACGAGAACTCGGACGCGGCCGAGGACTCGACCGCGTGGGTCGCGGCGGTCGTCGACGACCTCGAGATGGTCGTCGACCTCGCGGCCGAGCGCGGCAAGGTCCCGGCGTTCACCGAGTTCGGCCGCAACGGCGACCGGACCATCAAGCCCAGCGGCAACAAGTCGCTGCACTACTTCACCGAGCTGCTCGACGGGCTGAGCGCCAGCGAGAAGGCGAGCCGGGTCGCGTGGATGCTCACGTGGGCCAACTTCGGCTCGGGCCAGATCTACGTCCCGTACGCGGGCCACGAGATGGCCGCGGACTTCCAGGCCCTGTACGACGACGAGGCGTCGGTGTTCGCGAGCCAGACGGGCGACCCGTACACGCTGCCGGCCACGCCCGGCGCGCAGGAGCCCGCGCTGCGGCTCGTCACGCCGGCGGACGGCACGCGCGTCACCACCGCGACGACGACCGTGCGCGCCAAGGTCACCGCCGCACCCGGCGTCGACACCGTGACGTTCACGGCCGCGGGCTACGAGCCACTGACGCTCACGCAGGACGACGAGGGCTACTGGTCCGGCACGTGGGAGGTCGGCGAGGACGCGCTGACCAACCGCACCGTCGCGGCCGGGGTCACCGCGACCGGCGGCGGGCACGACCTGTCGGCCGACGTCTCGCTCATCCTCGGCTCGGCTCCGGTGCTGCCCGTCGGCACGGTCGACGACTTCGAGGGCTACGGCGACGACGTCGCGCTGCGCGCGGCGTACACGACCGCCAACGCGACCTCGTCGGCCATCACGCTCGCCGAGCACGGCGACGGCAACGCGGTGCGCCTGTCCTACGACTTCCCCGACTCGCGCACGGGCTACCTGGGCTTCGGCAAGTCGTACGCGCCGACGCAGAACTGGTCCGGCTTCGGGCGGCTCGACCTGTGGGTCGACCCGGACGCCTCCGGCCACAAGCTCGTCGTGCAGGTCCAGGCGGGTGGCGTGACGTTCGAGGCGTACCCGTCGCTCGCGGGCGACGAGCCGTTCGTCGCCTCGATCCCGTGGACCGAGTTCACCGTGGCGCCGTGGGACACCGCGAACCTCGGCGAGACGCTCACGTGGGAGCGCCTGGCGAAGGTGAGCCAGTTCTTCGTGTACATGAACGACGCGGGCGGCGACGCGCCGCTGACGGGCTCGATCCTGCTCGACGACATCACGGCGTCGGGCGAGGGCGAGTACGTCGACCCCGAGCCGTCGGCCGAGCCGATCCTCGTGGACGACTTCGAGTCCTACGCCGACGAGGCCGCGTTCGACGCCGCGTGGGGCAACCGCGCCAAGACCGACCTGATCGCGCTGTCCACCGACGCGGGCCAGGGCGCGCAGGCGCTCGCTTTCACGTACGACAACGCGAACGGCGGCTGGCAGGACGTCGCGCGCTGGCTCGGCGGGCAGGACTGGTCCGGCCGGGACGCGCTGTCGCTGCGGGTCAGGGGCGACGGCACGGGCAACCAGCTCGCGATCCAGCTCGGCCTGGGCGGCGGGAAGTACTACCTCGCGCAGGTGCCGCTGACGGACACCGCGTGGCACGTCGTCGAGATCCCGTTCTCGTCGTTCGCGCCGTCGTGGCCCGAGGACCTCACGGAGCCCCTCTCCGACGACGCGCTGGGTGTGGTCGACGAGCTCGTGCTCGCGTCGAGCTCCCAGAGCGGGTCCGGCACGTTCGGCGTCGACGAGATCCGCGTGGTCGGCGGCGACGCCGAGCCCGAGGTCCCGGACGGCACGCCCGAGGTGCTCGACACGTTCGACCAGTACGGCACCACCACGGACCTGCGGGCCGCGTGGAACAACATCGCCGAGCAGGAGTGGGGCGACGGCTGGCAGCTCGCGCTGGCCGCCGGGAAGGGCGCGAACGGCTCGAAGGCCGCCGAGTTCGTCTACGACTTCTCGACGACGACGTACCTGCAGGAGTCGCGCTGGCTCGGCGGGCACTCGTGGGCGGGCCTCGACGGCATCTCCGCGTGGGTCGACCCGAACGGCTCGGGCCAGTCGCTGTCGCTGCGGTTCCGGACCGTCTCGGCCGACGGCACGGGCGACGACTGGTACTGGGACCTGCCCGTGCCGCTGACCGGCTCCGCGCGCACGGTGCGCGCGGCGTTCGCGGACGCGGTCGTCACGTGGCCGTCCGGCATCGAGGCGACGACCAGGCCGACGCGCGCGCAGCTCGCCAAGGTCAACGAGGTCATCCTCATGGCGACGCAGGCCGACCCCGCGCTGCCGACCACCGGCTCGTTCTACCTCGACGACCTCGAGGTCGGCGACTTCCCGCAGGAGCCCACCGAGGTCGCGCCCGCGGTGACGACCCAGCCCAAGGCCGTCACGGGCACGATCGGCACGACCGTGACGGTCACGGCCGAGGCCTCCGGCCTGCCGGCACCCACGGTGCAGTGGCAGTTCCGCAGCAAGGGCGCGCGATCGTGGCGCCCGATCAGCGGCGCCACGTCGACGACCCTCACGCTGCGGCTCGCCAAGGCGCACGACGGCGGCCAGGTGCGCGCGGTGTTCACCAACGCCGTCGGTACGGCCACCTCGGCCGGCGCCGCGATCACGGTCACGAAGACGAAGCCGCGCATCACGGAGCAGCCGAGGTCGCTCACCGTGGCCCGCTACCGCGCCGCGACGTTCCGCGTCACCGCGACCGCGTACCCCGCGCCGACGTACCAGTGGTACCGCAAGGCGCCCGGCAGCTCGCGGTGGGTCAAGGTCACCGGCGCGACCTCGGCGAGCCTCACGGTGAAGCCGCGGTCGGTCAAGGAGTCCGGGACGCGCTACCGGGTCACGGTGAGCAACGCGAAGGGCTCGGTGACCTCCGCGGTCGCCACGCTGCGGGTCCGCTGA
- a CDS encoding Gfo/Idh/MocA family protein: MARTPDPRTAPPVRWGILGAGRIAGTFADAVASHTRAQVVAVGSRHRDRAERFATAHAIPTTHLGYDALVEDPQVDVVYVATPHSEHLEHALLAIRAGKHVLVEKAFTRNADEAQQVFDAARDAGVFVMEAMWTRFLPHVDALHQVVDAGEIGDIVNVSADHGQLMAFDPASRLYAPELAGGALLDLGVYPVSFAHDLLGVPDSVHAVGQLTSTGVDGHVSIVLGHGERAQATLSTTLWARTPTVALVSGTEGYIEVAGPFYGPSSFRVTRNDGRVWTFEQPGTKGLQYEAAEVARRIADGETQSPRMSWQHTVEVLRTLDEVRRQIGLTYPGE, from the coding sequence ATGGCTCGCACACCCGACCCCCGCACCGCCCCGCCCGTCCGCTGGGGCATCCTCGGCGCCGGTCGCATCGCCGGGACGTTCGCCGACGCCGTCGCCAGCCACACCCGCGCGCAGGTCGTCGCCGTCGGCTCGCGGCACCGCGACCGTGCCGAGCGGTTCGCCACCGCGCACGCCATCCCCACCACGCACCTCGGCTACGACGCGCTCGTCGAGGACCCGCAGGTCGACGTCGTCTACGTCGCCACGCCCCACTCCGAGCACCTCGAGCACGCGCTGCTCGCCATCCGCGCGGGCAAGCACGTCCTCGTCGAGAAGGCGTTCACGCGCAACGCCGACGAGGCGCAGCAGGTCTTCGACGCCGCCCGCGACGCGGGCGTGTTCGTCATGGAAGCCATGTGGACGCGGTTCCTGCCGCACGTCGACGCGCTGCACCAGGTCGTCGACGCCGGCGAGATCGGCGACATCGTCAACGTCAGCGCCGACCACGGCCAGCTCATGGCGTTCGACCCCGCCTCGCGCCTGTACGCGCCCGAGCTCGCGGGCGGCGCGCTGCTCGACCTCGGCGTCTACCCCGTCTCGTTCGCGCACGACCTGCTCGGCGTCCCCGACTCGGTGCACGCCGTCGGGCAGCTCACCTCGACCGGCGTCGACGGGCACGTCTCGATCGTGCTCGGCCACGGCGAGCGCGCGCAGGCCACGCTCTCGACCACGCTGTGGGCTCGCACGCCCACCGTCGCGCTCGTCTCCGGCACCGAGGGGTACATCGAGGTCGCCGGGCCGTTCTACGGGCCCTCGTCGTTCCGCGTCACCCGCAACGACGGACGCGTGTGGACGTTCGAGCAGCCCGGCACCAAGGGCCTGCAGTACGAGGCCGCCGAGGTCGCGCGGCGCATCGCCGACGGCGAGACGCAGAGCCCGCGGATGTCCTGGCAGCACACCGTCGAGGTGCTGCGCACGCTCGACGAGGTCCGCCGGCAGATCGGGCTGACGTACCCGGGGGAGTGA